The Echinicola jeungdonensis genome segment GTCACTAAGCCGTGTAGAAGAAATAGTGAGTCAACTGGAAAATGATAACAAGAGCATCGACGAATTGGCCGATTTGGTCAAAGAAGCCAGTTCCCTGATAAAAGCTTGTAAATCCAAATTAAGAATGACGGAGGAGG includes the following:
- the xseB gene encoding exodeoxyribonuclease VII small subunit, producing the protein MSPKKNFSYDKSLSRVEEIVSQLENDNKSIDELADLVKEASSLIKACKSKLRMTEEDILKAFGEEEEES